A single region of the Streptomyces sp. NBC_00236 genome encodes:
- a CDS encoding caspase family protein, with protein sequence CASDFDSEHDGLSLADIMGYANRSPAKNKVIILDSCHSGAAGGSAVSAKVAEISEGVTILTASAANQYAIETGGSGVFTSLFVDALSGSAANLVGEVTPGSVYAHVDQSLGPWSQRPIFKTNVKEFVSLRKADAPIELEKLQKLVELFQEPTTLLQLDPSYEPERTGAEDPSFPAPDPVKNADFAVLQALVRVNLVRPVSAPHMWHAAMNSKTCELTVLGQHYWSLVKQELI encoded by the coding sequence CTGCGCGAGCGACTTCGACAGCGAGCACGACGGCCTCTCGCTCGCGGACATCATGGGCTACGCCAACAGGTCGCCGGCAAAGAACAAGGTGATCATCCTCGACAGCTGCCACAGCGGCGCAGCTGGCGGCAGCGCGGTCTCCGCCAAGGTCGCAGAGATCTCCGAGGGCGTCACGATCCTTACCGCATCGGCGGCGAATCAGTACGCGATCGAGACAGGCGGCTCAGGCGTCTTCACAAGCCTGTTCGTAGACGCCCTCAGCGGGTCTGCGGCCAACCTCGTCGGCGAGGTCACGCCGGGCAGCGTCTACGCTCACGTGGACCAGTCTCTCGGCCCGTGGTCGCAACGGCCGATCTTCAAGACGAACGTCAAGGAGTTCGTGTCGCTGCGGAAGGCCGATGCCCCCATCGAGCTTGAGAAGCTGCAGAAGCTTGTCGAGCTGTTCCAGGAGCCCACCACCCTGCTCCAACTGGATCCCAGCTACGAGCCCGAGCGCACCGGAGCCGAGGACCCCTCGTTCCCGGCGCCGGACCCGGTCAAGAATGCGGACTTCGCAGTCCTGCAGGCGCTGGTGCGCGTCAACCTGGTGCGCCCAGTGAGCGCACCACACATGTGGCACGCGGCCATGAACTCCAAGACGTGCGAGCTAACCGTGCTAGGCCAGCACTACTGGTCCCTCGTGAAGCAGGAATTGATCTGA